The following coding sequences lie in one Ictalurus furcatus strain D&B chromosome 7, Billie_1.0, whole genome shotgun sequence genomic window:
- the LOC128610641 gene encoding carcinoembryonic antigen-related cell adhesion molecule 5-like, producing the protein MAEDLTQQLWKDITDGACFSLQSDESTDGMCVCFLTFSPVLSVEPNSPQIFRGETVTLTCRISGWSGPYYWNKDGGYSHRSAENYYTIKVDQSHRYRCYGSTYGWSTPWSKEVTLSVIERPKAVLTLQPDGQIFSGQEVTFTCEIRGHADTEWMYNWYKDGVQIFSYTESRKYSFTAVESLSAKYTCSGRRRSDSQTSETSNTVTLTVSEKPKPTVRVNPQSSVYTGDRVTLNCNLLSNGWTFLWYKDGVQVAEDTNTLHDTVSNAGETVYQCKARRGNYDSELSDPVTVTVRGESPPVSLIINPSRTQHFTADSLSLSCEDQSDSTGWTVRGYTHSETVSDCSSVSGSTCNISSLSTSHTGVYWCQSESGGRSNPVNITVHHGHVILDSPVHPVTEGHPLTLHCLSRNSKTSASGVDFYKDGSVLQNKTTGEMTISTVSKSDEGFYHCKHPERGESPKSWVSVRNSGSGSSIDIVFVAVGLSLALLFIILLLILRWWHKSIKGKDRDIQQNSNQTPGQNPSQSGAEDSQSGHTPLQTDVHIYATVENASKREISLFHVKYFHLH; encoded by the exons ATGGCCGAGGATTTGACACAACAGCTTTGGAAGGACATCACAGATGGCGCGTGTTTCTCACTGCAATCGGACGAGTCTACGGACGGAA tgtgtgtttgctttttgacTTTTTCACCAGTTCTGTCTGTGGAGCCGAATTCACCTCAAATATTCAGAGGAGAGACGGTTACACTCACATGTAGGATTTCAGGATGGAGTGGACCGTACTACTGGAACAAAGATGGTGGTTATAGTCACAGATCTGCTGAAAATTACTACACTATAAAAGTAGATCAGAGTCACAGATACAGATGTTACGGGTCTACTTATGGATGGTCAACGCCATGGAGCAAGGAAGTGACTCTCTCAGTGATAG AGAGACCAAAAGCCGTTCTGACTCTGCAGCCTGATGGACAGATATTCAGTGGACAGGAAGTCACTTTCACATGTGAAATACGAGGACATGCAGACACTGAGTGGATGTACAACTGGTATAAAGATGGTGTCCAAATATTCTCCTACACTGAGAGCAGGAAATATTCATTCACTGCTGTAGAGTCTCTCAGCGCTAAATACACCTGCAGCGGACGGAGAAGAAGCGACTCTCAGACCTCAGAGACCAGCAACACTGTTACACTCActgtgtcag AAAAACCCAAACCGACTGTGAGAGTGAATCCTCAGAGCTCCGTCTACACTGGAGACAGAGTTACTCTGAACTGTAATCTGCTGTCTAATGGATGGACTTTTCTCTGGTACAAAGATGGAGTCCAAGTAGCTGaagacaccaacacactccatgATACAGTCTCTAATGCAGGAGAAACAGTGTATCAGTGTAAAGCACGCAGAGGAAACTACGACTCAGAGCTCAGTGAtccagttacagttacagttagag gtgaatCTCCTCCAGTGTCTCTGATCATCAATCCCAGCAGAACTCAACACTTTActgctgactctctctcactgagctgTGAGGACCAGAGTGACTCTACTGGATGGACAGTgagaggatacacacacagtgagacagtgtcTGATTGTTCATCAGTTTCAGGATCTACATGTAACATCAGCTCCctctctacatcacacactggAGTTTACTGGTGTCAGTCTGAATCTGGAGGACGCAGTAATCCTGTCAACATCACAGTGCACC ATGGTCATGTGATCCTGGACAGTCCTGTCCATCCTGTGACTGAGGGACATCCTCTGACTTTACATTGTTTATCTCGCAACTCAAAGACCTCAGCTTCTGGTGTTGATTTCTATAAAGATGGTTCAGTCCTGCAGAACAAGACTACAGGAGAGATGACCATCAGTACTGTCTCAAAGTCAGATGAAGGTTTCTACCACTGTAAACacccagagagaggagagtcacCGAAAAGCTGGGTTTCAGTCAGAA ACTCAGGGTCTGGATCCAGTATTGATATAGTATTTGTGGCTGTGGGACTGAgtttggccttgctgttcatCATCCTTTTACTGATCCTGCGTTGGTGGCACAAATCCATCAAAG GAAAGGACAGAGACATACAGCAGAACAGCAATCAGACACCAGGCCAGAACCCGAGTCAGTCAGGAGCTGAGGATTCTCAGTCAGGACACACTCCACTTCAGACCG ATGTGCACATTTATGCCACTGTGGAGAATGCAAGTAAAAGAgagatttctttatttcatgtcaAATATTTCCACTTACACTAG
- the LOC128609486 gene encoding uncharacterized protein LOC128609486 isoform X1 gives MLAENGHKVSKEKLQFCRQKVEYLGRVLEGESRTIAPKHVEAIRKAPQPTTVRQMLAFLGMAGFSRPWICEFALRVQPLRDMIKAADQSQPNSPLVWTPEALAAIADIKMALMTAPALANPDYSKPFHLYISERKGYASAVLTQQQQGMGKQAIAYYSTALNIVEKGMPPCYRSLAAAAFAYQKASSITMGHPVTLYTTHALHVLLTSQTFVITNSRQTGYDSILSAPELTIERCTTVNPADKLVTPIDGVSHECVAESEKFLKARSDLENCPIDNAKHTYFVDSSCYCTDTGNKAGLAVVEARRNPATFEVVMSVPLPQPCSAQLAELRALTAACKLGCNNSCTVYTDSAYAHGVCHVFGPIWAQRGFQRADGSAVTHGEAISDLLFAMTLPTKLAVVKCRAHKTDDSFITKGNALADEAAKKAAVGPTQMMALTQPGESQLRYPQEDNVAHLVELQNTAGVAEISAWIKRGGRIKRRVLDCGAA, from the coding sequence ATGTTGGCCGAAAATGGCCACAAAGTGAGTAAAGAAAAGTTGCAATTTTGCAGACAAAAAGTGGAATACCTAGGTCGTGTGTTAGAGGGAGAAAGCCGTACTATAGCGCCAAAGCATGTAGAGGCCATACGCAAGGCCCCACAGCCAACCACCGTACGGCAGATGTTGGCGTTTCTAGGAATGGCAGGGTTCAGTCGCCCATGGATATGTGAGTTCGCGCTAAGGGTTCAACCATTACGGGACATGATTAAGGCAGCAGACCAATCACAGCCAAATTCCCCCCTTGTCTGGACTCCTGAAGCTCTAGCCGCAATCGCAGATATTAAAATGGCCTTAATGACCGCTCCCGCATTGGCTAACCCAGACTATAGCAAACCGTTTCACCTCTATATATCTGAAAGAAAGGGGTACGCTTCGGCCGTCTTAACTCAACAGCAACAAGGCATGGGGAAACAGGCCATCGCCTATTACAGCACGGCTCTCAATATCGTAGAAAAGGGGATGCCACCCTGTTATCGTTCTTTGGCAGCGGCCGCATTTGCATATCAGAAAGCGTCCTCAATCACCATGGGGCACCCAGTTACATTATATACGACCCATGCACTGCATGTGCTCCTAACGAGTCAGACCTTTGTGATAACGAACTCCCGTCAAACGGGGTATGACTCCATTCTGTCAGCCCCGGAGCTCACTATAGAACGGTGCACCACGGTGAATCCGGCCGATAAACTGGTAACCCCGATAGATGGTGTATCCCATGAGTGTGTAGCGGAATCAGAGAAATTTTTGAAAGCGCGTTCGGATTTGGAGAACTGCCCTATTGATAATGCTAAGCATACGTATTTTGTGGACAGTTCCTGTTATTGTACCGATACGGGCAATAAGGCTGGGTTGGCAGTAGTAGAAGCACGACGAAACCCGGCGACGTTTGAGGTGGTGATGAGTGTTCCCCTTCCCCAACCCTGCTCGGCCCAGCTAGCTGAACTACGGGCGTTGACAGCTGCATGTAAGTTGGGCTGTAATAACAGTTGCACTGTGTATACGGACTCGGCCTATGCTCATGGAGTCTGCCATGTGTTTGGACCAATCTGGGCTCAAAGGGGATTCCAGCGGGCAGATGGGTCCGCCGTGACCCACGGGGAAGCGATTTCAGATTTACTATTTGCTATGACATTGCCCACAAAATTAGCTGTAGTGAAATGCAGGGCACATAAGACTGATGATTCCTTTATCACTAAAGGGAACGCACTGGCGGATGaggcagcaaagaaagctgcCGTAGGGCCTACGCAGATGATGGCCCTAACTCAGCCCGGGGAGAGTCAGCTGCGGTATCCACAGGAAGACAATGTGGCCCACTTAGTGGAGCTGCAAAACACCGCAGGGGTGGCTGAAATATCGGCGTGGATAAAACGGGGGGGGCGAATAAAGAGGCGGGTACTGGATTGTGGCGCAGCATAG